Part of the Carassius auratus strain Wakin chromosome 8, ASM336829v1, whole genome shotgun sequence genome is shown below.
ACCGCCCAGACTATGGCTCCAAACCAACATCAatcgcccagactctggctccaaaccaatctgtaccgcccagactctggctccaaaaccaatctctaccgcccagactctggctccaaaaccaacatctaccgcccagactctggctccaaaaccaatctctaccgcccagactctggctccaaaaccaacatctaccgcccagactctggctccaaaccaatCTCTACcacccagactctggctccaaaaccaatctctaccgcccagactctggctccaaaccaacATCTactgcccagactctggctccaaaccaacATCTACcacccagactctggctccaaaccaatctctaccgcccagactctggctccaaaccaatctctaccgcccagactctggctccaaaccaacatctaccgcccagactctggctgcaaaccaatctctaccgcccagactctggctccaaaccaacatctaccgcccagactctggctccaaaccaatCTCTactgcccagactctggctccaaaccaatctctaccgcccagactctggctccaaaccaacctctaccgcccagactctggctccaaaccaatctctaccgcccagactctggctccaaaccaacatctaccgcccagactctggctccaaaccaatctctaccgcccagactctgACAACAAACCAATCTCTactgcccagactctggctccaaaccaatctctaccgcccagactctggctccaaaccaacatctaccgcccagactctggctccaaaccaatctctaccgcccagactctggctccaaaaccaatctctaccgcccagactctgACAACAAACCAATctctaccgcccagactctggctccaaaccaatctctaccgcccagactctggctccaaaccaatctctaccgcccagactctggctccaaaccaacatctaccgcccagactctggctccaaaccaatctctaccgcccagactctggctccaaaccaacatctaccgcccagactctggctccaaaccaacatctaccgcccagactctggctccaaaccaacATCTACcacccagactctggctccaaaccaatctctaccgcccagactctggctccaaaaccaatctctaccgcccagactctgACAACAAACCAATctctaccgcccagactctggctccaaccAACATCTACcacccagactctggctccaaaccaatctctaccgcccagactctggctccaaaaccaatctctaccgcccagactctgACAACAAACCAATctctaccgcccagactctggctccaaaccaatctctaccgcccagactctggctccaaaccaacatctaccgcccagactctggctccaaaccaatctctaccgcccagactctgactccaaaccaatctctaccgcccagactctggctccaaaccaatctctaccgcccagactctggctccaaacgaacatctaccgcccagactctggctccaaaccaatctctaccgcccagactctggctccaaaccaacatctaccgcccagactctggctccaatccaatctctaccgcccagactctgACAACAAACCAATctctaccgcccagactctggctccaaaccaatctctaccgccccgactctggctccaaaccaacatctaccgcccagactctggctccaaaccaatctctaccgcccagactctggctccaaaaccaatctctaccgcccagactctggctccaaaccaacatctaccgcccagactctggctccaaaccaatctctaccgcccagactctggctccaaaaccaatctctaccgcccagactctgACAACAAACCAATctctaccgcccagactctggctccaaaccaacatctaccgcccagactctggctccaaaccaacatctaccgcccagactctggctccaaaccaatctctaccgcccagactctggctccaaaccaacatctaccgcccagactctggctccaaaccaacatctaccgcccagactctggctccaaaccaacATCTACcacccagactctggctccaaaccaatctctaccgcccagactctggctccaaaaccaatctctaccgcccagactctgACAACAAACCAATctctaccgcccagactctggctccaaccAACATCTACcacccagactctggctccaaaccaatctctaccgcccagactctggctccaaaaccaatctctaccgcccagactctgACAACAAACCAATctctaccgcccagactctggctccaaaccaatctctaccgcccagactctggctccaaaccaatctctaccgcccagactctggctccaaaccaacctctaccgcccagactctggctccaaaccaatctctaccgcccagactctggctccaaaccaacatctaccgcccagactctggctccaaaaccaatctctaccgcccagactctgACAACAAACCAATctctaccgcccagactctggctccaaccAACATCTACcacccagactctggctccaaaccaacctctaccgcccagactctgACTCCAAACCAACCCctaccgcccagactctggctccaaaaccaatctctaccgcccagactctgACTCCAAACCAACCCctaccgcccagactctggctccaaaaccaatctctaccgcccagactctgACAACAAACCAATctctaccgcccagactctggctccaaaccaacatctaccgcccagactctggctccaaaaccaatctctaccgcccagactctgACAACAAACCAATctctaccgcccagactctggctccaaccAACATCTACcacccagactctggctccaaaccaacctctaccgcccagactctggctctgTTGAAAGAGTTGTGACGATTGCAAAAAATGGCAAAGAGGTGTGTTTTCGGCTGTTTACCCAACAAAACACTTTTCAGTATCCCACGGCTGCCCTGGATACGGTCCCGCTGGCTTGAGTTTTTGCATTTTGAAGAGGAAGGGTTAACGGTAAACTCGTGGCTGTGTTCGGGGCACTTCACGCCCGACAGTTTCCAGAATTTAACCCAGCACGAATGGGGTTCGCCAAAGTATTGTACCTGAAGAATACCGCTGTTCCGTCAGTGTATACGGTTGGTGCATCACAGAGTATGAAGGTGAGTATGGCTAGAtgcttattttaataatgcataccACACGTGTTTTAGCCTTTACTGATGGGACATCTGTGGCATCTGTTCGACAGCCTCTGACACGGGACGTGGGCTGCCAGTATACCGCTCAGACTCCAAAAAAGAGCATCTCGGTTCAAGCCTCATTTCCAATCCCTAAACCGAAGCGACGCAGTAAAGGTGACATCTAGGTTGTTGATAGCTTAGGTTTAGCGCACATTACTTAAATGGCTTATATTTTCCTGCTTTGTTGATATGATGAAACGGCTGTTCAAGTGAAATCTCCAGAGCATCCAGTCATCGCGTGCTCAGAGTGTGTTTGCGCGTATCTGGAAACACGGGAGTGCACCTCAACGCCAGGAAAACGGCCGCGAATGGAAGAAAGTGTAGATGAATTCAACGACAGATCATCGGTGACCCTGACAGACCTAAAGGACTTCACCTATGAACCTGAAGTTACAGAAGATGATGAAAGGTGAGTAGTTCTCTGGAGTAGTctgtaagacttttttttcttctcctgaaaAGTCTATAGGGTTGAGGGTGATGTAAGGGTTTTGAGTAgtctataaactttttttattattgtatttgtttgctttttgtctgtgtgtatttttgtgcatTAGACATTGCGCCAAACATGGAAGTCACACAGAGATGAATATGAGTGACAGTAGGTTGTTGGTCGTTAAATGAGAAAACTGGAGAGATTCCATACTGGACAAAAAGCATCATAAACCTCTTCTGGTGCACATCCTTCAAGATGAGAAGGGTCATGTGAAAGATGTTCTCCACCACAACAGTGATATATTCCCTGACTGTATCCACACACCTCTAGAAGAGAAAATGTGGCCAAACCAGGTATAAGGTCTTTTGGAGttcaaaactaaaattatataagcatcttttttaaattttataagtAAACAGTATATTACACttgcattttgttttacatttactaGTGTGAGTAATATTATGATTGCCTAATCAGATGttgtatataatttttgtaagCAACTTCCTTGATCAGAAtcaacaatgtattttttttagtaaGCAGTGAATCTCTATTGTCTCGCTGCTGAAGCTGCTTCTGGAGAAGGTCTTCTTCAAGCCTGGACTGTTCCAGGAACATCTAAGTGAAGGTCCCAGGCCACCTGTGTGATGATAATTAGTAGTTGTGTTGCGGAGCTAATAtctgtatctgtaacaatcacagaATTACTTGTGTCTGTATTCTGATAAAACCGGAAGTATGTGGGACTTGAACCGGAGGTTTGTACAGTTACTTGTGAAGACCATTATGTCTATGGTTTTTCAGCCTTCTTCTTAGTTATTATTGAACAAATTCCCCatgtgtaataattatttttaatgcttataAAATGTACACTGAAcgaaaattataaacgcaacatttttgtttttgcctcatttttcatgagctgaactcaaagagcTAAGATTTTTTCTATGTAGACAAATGGCCtatttctcaaatattgttcacaaatctgtctccATATTGGTTTGCGCATTCACAAATTAGCAACagctcacaacacacacacacacacacacactaaaaccaataaagaaaaatatatgccCAGAGCACCTCCCAGTGGCCACcgtataaaatgaataaaaacaggacCAAACAGACCATTTTGAAGGCAGAGGAAACATTTGCAAGTGTTTTGAGCTGATAAGATGATTGGCatttcaccatattctaatttgttgagatggtgaattggtgggttgaTAAATGGTTTGTTAAATATtagacaaaatcatcacaattataagaaccaaagacttaaactacttcagtctgtgtgcactgaatttatttaatacacgaatttcacaatttgagtttaattgaattactgaaattaacttttccaggACATTATAATTTACTGAGAAGCACCTTTGTATGTGTATGTTCTTCCAGGCAGTCCTGAGCAAGATGAATATACAAAgtttaacataaatgtaaaaaagtaaaacattcaaCACACAAGAGAAACTTATATACGAACAAGCAAAACCGTAATCATTAACaactaattatttaaaacagCAACAAGGTTCATTCATTGcacactttaatatatatatatatatatatatatatatatatatatatatatatatatatatatatatatatatatatatatatatatatatatatatatatatatatactactagaAGCCGAGTAAATTTATGAATGTATGCTCCATcggaaaatttaattttaatttaatttaaaaaaaataattctcgcCAATCATCATAAGTGACCGGTTTGTGAGGGCAATGCCCGGATGACGGAGGTCTCTCTCAGCTGCTCCAGCTCCTGACGGAAGCTCTCGTGCTCCGCCTCCAGCCACTGCTTCtgctccatagacagtaaaagaaatggacacagcgaccccattggaactcaattgagacaaatgaagcccagtttttgcgttttttagcacttccgtttctgacgcgcagactcaaacgaagcttgacgacgtcagcaacctgtctgccagatgtaaatcttctaagtggctgtgcgtgcaaactgccatcgttaatgttgcagagacggcgagcttgagcggggagttctttgtcgtgagtgagcaggagtaagtattctgattaattattttgtatagtattttaaaatgtaacgccaatacgccatattaagttaattgcctgcgagcttctcctcctgtctgtacggtaatgcgacagagagtcgcgtggttatgacgcaatcgttagcctattttttacaaaaactgtttatacggggccataatgtaacatagaaggcaatggagccctttatacattgtcgtgtatctttagaaataaataatggacaaacagagtctttaaacgcctcagatgtaaagttattcgctgtcaaagtgacgccaaaatgaatgggagtcaatgggaatgctaacgcaagtgaagttctgctaaaagatggcagcccccacccgacttcaacttccggtcgagttccttgccccttgttcTGCTCCAGCACAAAGACTCGTATCCCATGATTCACTACGGTAAGACGGCGTGGATACAGGACGTCATATATGTATCATACGTctctattgttattattattttctcagtTCAGATGGGCTTCATTGACATTCATTTTTCGAAAACGTTTGTTcccaaatcaaaatatttttccaAAATCTTTGAATCGTATTATGAACATGAATTGGTATGAAGATTGATATGCGTTCCTGGGACTGTGGTTCTCCGACACGggaggtggcgctgtcacaaaaaacTAGGGTCCCAGAAATGCGGTCCTACAAGTCTCCGGGAATGCAGACAGATAATATTGCTAAGAGTAGCCTACAGTTAAAGTTTGGTTCTAGCACCACCTACAGACAAAGCTGTGAATGACTTTCTGAATCCATCTCTTTTCAGGCATGCATCATCAATtcattaaaaagagagagaaacaaccAAATCATCTCAAACTGCTTTTATTACATcttaaataacagtacattttaatatagtttCTATCTTGCATCCAGCTTTCTGTTGTACActgactttaaaattaaatacaaaagatGGAGAAGGGTAGAGTGGGAACGCAGAGCTGTAAGTTATTCAAGGAGAGAAGAAGAGAGGGAAGAAGAGAAGCtcatttagttcattttttcttagttttttcttgCCAGCTCCAGGCCTAACGCACAACGAACAGCACGTTTAGTCGTTTGTACAGAATGTTGCAGAGAAATAACAGAATGGAAGAAATGCCACTACAGCTAAAAGAGTGCTTTTCTTGATACATGTCAAGAGAACAGAAGAAGTTCTGCCATTCAGATGCTGcctcgtttttttatttattttttattaaagaacaaAAACCTGTTTATTACAAAATGTCTCTAGCACTGTCTTAATATCTGAAATTTTCCTTTTgctacagaaagagagagatttctTTGTTCTAgttatttgagtgtgtgtgtttgtacagggtcagtgtgtgtgtgtgtgtgtgtgtgtgtgtgggacagaACAACTCACCATTCGTTGTTGTGATCAACATGTTTGCTTCTCTTAAGTGCATAGCTTTGAAGGTTAAACTAAACTGTTTATGCACAGAGTAGcataagaaaaaattaaaataaatactgtgatGATCTATTAAACaggttattaaaaagaaaaaagaaaggaaagaaagaaaaacatcatgGACTTGGGTCCATATGCACCTCTTTTAAGCATTTCTACAGCATGCGATTCTACGAGTTTCCCACTCGGGGCGACAACCAAAAGAAGAttttctgaatatattttttttaacttaaaaagttTTCCATatcattattttcaaacattGATTTATACAACGTCATCCACAGAGTAGTAACTGTTTTCCGAGCACAGAACGGGCACCTCTGTTGAAACCCAAAAAACCCTCCTTCAACATCCTCCACATCACAGAGAAGAAAcatatcaaatcaaatcattcAAATGATTGGTTAATCGTCACTCAATTACATTTCCCAAAAAAAAAGCATGAGGAGAAGTATGGTTAAACTGAGATGTTTGGTCTCTGAAGATCAAGCATTCGTCATGAACAGCACGTGCTGGGTTAGTAATGTATTGGCAAAACTATAACTTGtgcaaacaaacatttgcaactagacagaaaaacaaacaaatattaataaatcaactTTCCTGGGACTAAATATACAGGCCTGATAGCAGCTAGTGGAGCCCTGACCGAATCCTTTACGGTTTACTGAAGCGCTGGGACGAACGTCCTGCTTGTTTCTAATTCTTAACTATTAATTTGAtcccaaaatatttcaaaactagGAGATAAAAGCAGGCCTGTGATCCTGACTGGGGGAGAGGTCCAGGAAAGGCCCTAGTTTCTTTTAGAAAAACCTCCTGTTTTCACAGTAAAGTTAGCAGAATGACAGAAGCAGTGGAATGAGGGTCTCGTGTTCTCGGTACAGTATCAGGAAATGGTCCCAGAAGGATGCACAAATGTCAACCTCTATCCACTTACCAACTACAATCTAGCCGAGTGTAACAGTTGTgctcttatttgtttgtttgttgtttccaAAGAAGACGTGTTTGCTCTTTTGTCGTGTATAGATGTTGGGGTCAGTTCTGTTGTGTTTGAGAAGGAGAGAGGGggataaaatcaaacattttcattttggaatgGTCTTCCTGTCAACCTCAAGAGTCCGGATGCGATCTGGGAAGAGAGAAAGGGGAAAAAGAAAAGGTGAAAACATGTCAGTGACCCCAGAGTGCCTTTCATGGTCTGTTTTTAACAGCAGGTGGCAGCAGAGATCAGCCGGTCAGTCTTCTTCTCTTGATCTGCATCCAGGAGGACTGACTACGCTACAGCGCCACTCTGGTCAAACCGCGTTACTGCAGGCTCTTACATTAGCTCCTACAGTAATGTCGTCTAATCGCTTCAGCTCTAGTGTACAGTGCTTCATTTGGGACGCAGCTCGTCTCAGAAACCATGAATATCAGCCGATGTCAGGAATGGTGGAACAAATCAATGCACTGCTGTTAAATGAGTAGAAGTTTACCTTACAGCTTTAATTCCAGATCTTCAGGAAACTATCCCAGGAGCCTGTAGCCACAGCCATCCCGTCGTCAGTCACACCCAAGCAGCTGACGCGGTTATCGTGACCCGCCAAGACCCctgcagacacacaaacacacacacaacagccttAGCTACAGGTAAACACCTACAGGAACGAAGTTCAGTAAACACACAAATATCTGTGTGCTTATACATTTAACACCACActgaaataaacacattaattacAAGCAGCACAACAAAATGTAGagctaaaataactggaagtgCATGACACCATGCCTCTGATGTTAAATATAAGGTGGATGGGACTAGTAACAACCCTGACCAAATCTAGACTGATTAGTTTGATCACACCAAAGCACTGGTTACATCTTGATCAGGTTTGAGATGAGGTCCCCATGCACCCACATCCCTGTCCTCTTTCACACTGACCTGCGCGGTCGGCTTTCAGAGCGTCCCACACGTTGCAGTTGAAGTCGTCGTAGCCGGCGAGCAGCAGGCGTCCGCTCTTGGAGAAGGCCACGGAGGTGATGCCACAGATGATGTTATCGTGAGAGTAGACCATCAGCTCCTGATCGGCGCGCAGGTCAAACAGCCTGCAGGTGGCGTCGTCCGAGCCCGTGGCGAACGCGTTTCCATTGGGGAAGAACTGAGACCAGAGAGCGAGGTTACCAACTCATAcaagcacgtgtgtgtgtgtgtgtgtgtgtgtgtgtgtgtgcgggagcCGCTTACACCGATGGCGTTGATGTCGGACTCGTGGCCGGTGAAGGTTTGCCTGCACATGCCTTCTCTGACGTCCCACAGCTTGGCCGAGGCGTCACAGGCGCCCGACACGAACAGACGAGTGTCCGGGGCCAGAGACAGGGACATGACATCACCGGTGTGACCTGCGAACGTGGTGGTCTGCTGCCCGGTCTCGATATCCCACAGAGCactggaacaaacacaaacagagtaATGTCAACTGTGTGAACTTCGAGTGAAAGGAGCCACTGTAATATAACCACAGTACTGCTTCATTTAAAAACGACACACAAAAAAGGTTTAAACCTAGCGGttgcaggctgtgtgtgtgtgtgttatcagagAGTGGTCCGCTCCGAGGCTGTACTAAACTCACCAGCTGGTGTCTCCGGAGCTGGTGACGATCTGGTTATCGTCCAGGAAGCGGCAGCAGGACAGATAACCTGAGTGAAGACAGCAGGAAGAAGAGCGTAACTCACTCCAGGTTCACTTCTGTACAGACACAAACGCTGAAGTGTGGCGCAAGCGCTCACCTGTGTGTCCGGCCAGCTCACGGCTGACGCGCACGTTCCCCTCGCGGGTCTTCAGGTTGTAGATGGAGCAGATGTTATCCAGGCCTCCACAGGCCACATAGTTTCCAGACGGGGCATAGGCGCAGGTCATGACCCACGAGGAGCGCAGCGGGATAGCGTGCACCTACACATCAACATTCATCAATGACACATGTGCTACTGATGCTGAATCTGTATTAACCTGAAGCGTATACCGCTGACAGAGCAAAAGATTTAGAGGAGTATAAAAACAGGTTTGCTGGCTCTACTTGTATCATTGCACAATAGTCAGATAATGAGATCAGATTTCACGTGTTTTACAGCTGTCATCAATGCAATGCAACACCTGCCCATAACTATATACTGAATGCAAAACCTGATCGTACGGTGTTTCTGCTCTAAACTGAGTGATTGACAGCTGCAGTGATCATACAGGAGCTAGCAGTACCTAACTGTATGTGGCTTCCATGTTTACCTTGTTTGTAGTATAGCTGTCCCAGATAATTAGTTTTCCATCCTGGGAAGCACTAACAAGAAGCCTGAAGACACAGAGAGAGGGGGGAAATACAGAGACTGAGAACAATGAGAGCAAATTTCAACTCATTCTGACTACATATCTGAGATTAAAGGAGcaaataaaacaggaaacagTCCACATGATATCCTTAAACGAAGAAACGCGTCTCACTCAAGGACTAACGTGTGCAGTGAATTAACTGAACTGATCGTTGTGTAATTATAAACGCTCGTGGTAGTTACAGCTTCACACAAAGTTACGGGAGACAGAAATAGCAGCAGCCGCTCATCTATGGAGACAGAATGAAGATCACAGGCACTCAAACACACTTGGGTTTCATTAAACCACCTTTACATTTTGACAATGCCACGAATATATCGCAGTCTGTATTtcattaaaattgatttaaagggttagttcacccaaaaattaaaattaggctgcgttttactcaccccaaggcatcctaggtgtatatgacggtcttctttcagatgaatccagtcggagttatattaaaaattgtctcgGTTTATTGTCACTCAGCAGGTGTTACaagcatcagtccaaaagaagtgaaatgaaAAGCAccaatccataaaaaaaaaaaagaaaacaagtgttTCACACGGCTCCGgtgggtgaacaaaggcctcctgtagcgaatcgatgcgtttttgtaagaaaaataaccataatCCAAATGTTACAATCTTGTTTTTATGGaagggcactttttatttaacttcttttggactgatgcatgtaACACCTGCCGAGTGACCGTAAACAGagactatttttaatataacttcactaacacctaggatgccttggggTGAGTAAAACTAACCCTAAACTAACcctgaactaactctttaaattGTTGTGATTCATTGGAGTAAAAATAACATGTGAGTGGTGCTCAACTACTTCTGTTCAAGACCCTGCTGCACCACGGCGCTCTCATAGACGTCCATGGCTTTAACTTCTTCCTGTAAACTAGGGGTCTGATTTACTGCTTCAGACACCTGTGGCACATCGGAGAGACGACACCAGAGTTTCCGCTAGAAAAAAATGGTGCCGTTCAAAGTGACCGGCAGAGGTTTCCTTTTCCggacattttgatgatatgccgGTCAAGTATCGCCTCTTAATTAGTCAAGGTGAGGAAAACTGGAGGCAGGCTATTTAacgtaaaaaatgacataatcaggccgccgaatgcaacatgtttattagcctaactttcaaatagacggaaaaaaaaaaacattttctactatGGTTCATTTCTTCATTGT
Proteins encoded:
- the LOC113107806 gene encoding guanine nucleotide-binding protein G(I)/G(S)/G(T) subunit beta-1-like gives rise to the protein MSELDQLRQEAEQLKNQIRDARKACADATLSQITANIEPVGRIQMRTRRTLRGHLAKIYAMHWGTDSRLLVSASQDGKLIIWDSYTTNKVHAIPLRSSWVMTCAYAPSGNYVACGGLDNICSIYNLKTREGNVRVSRELAGHTGYLSCCRFLDDNQIVTSSGDTSCALWDIETGQQTTTFAGHTGDVMSLSLAPDTRLFVSGACDASAKLWDVREGMCRQTFTGHESDINAIGFFPNGNAFATGSDDATCRLFDLRADQELMVYSHDNIICGITSVAFSKSGRLLLAGYDDFNCNVWDALKADRAGVLAGHDNRVSCLGVTDDGMAVATGSWDSFLKIWN